The window ACTTATCTAAGAAGTTATGACACTTATCCACACACGAACTCTCATCTAGTTCTTTTTTCCTTAGATCTAGTCATTTGATTGTCTAGGATCATTTCTATAGTCACATGATTGACCACATAATTACACACCTTAGCCtcatatttaaacaaaaataaataaataaattaccaaCTAATGCTCTTTACCTTCCCCATCTAGAGTTGCAAAAGTACAAGCTTGGATGATCAGATGTTTTGTGTTACTGTGTTACCTATTAATTTTTATGTTTACAAAtgatttttgttggattttttggtTTCATATTTATAAATGTAAATTTAGGTTAGTCAAATGTTCATATTTCTTACTTAGTTGAGCAATCTCCTATTTTATTCGTAAAAGTTCACTTGTGAGATGGAAGCTATTCATGGaatatttttcttctatcttttaggcTCTCATAAGGAATGCATTTTTAATGATGTACTTGTATGATCATGTCTAGATAAGGTCCCTTACTTTATATGGACCCACCCTCTTTTGTAATGAAGAGAGATTGCATTTCCAAATACAAAGGCAAAATAATCTATCCATTCATCAAGAACCCACAATCTTCAATCAAAAGACTAAACACCCTTATACACTTTATTTGTTTTCAAGAATCATaaatataatcatttaaatataaaaataatttacaaaaatattattGACAGTAAATCTAACATTCAACTTGAAGCATACACATATCAAATCAGCTCTAAGCACGCAAGTATCTGATTTGAACACAGATGTAGATACTTTGTACACTTCTAATAATATGAAAACATTTAATATTATAAGACATAGTTGAATACGATCAAAGTCATGTAGAAATAAGAAGCTGCAACACTGTATCAGACTTGCAAAAGCAACTTTCCCAAACCTTATTTATCGTTCTCATTGCTATGGTAGTATAGGATAGCAAGCCACTTGGTTTTGGACCGGCGCACCAAGTCCAAAAGCCCCCATCTTTCTAATTTTATCCACACGTATTCCCCCAGACGGTCAGAAAGAAAAGGAAGTAGACCGTTCAGGTGGTTAAACCTAGCCTTCTTCACTGTAAACTTTGCAGCCATGTAGAAAAAAGTGAAATTACCACAGAAGCAGATGATCAAGCACGCCCCAAGAATGAACCAAGCCAGCTCGGGATTCATGTTGGAAAGCATGGCATACACTGCAAGCATGAAGCCATAGGCCGTAAAGGCAAACGTGGCACAAACCAATAGGTTGGTAATACAGAGGAACAATACCTTATTTCCCGTGGTAATAGGTGTACTCATCTGCCACATCAGCACCACTAAGAGCGACAGAAAGAATGCCACACAATCAAAGATGAGAAAAACCTTGAAGGAGGCCAACGGAAGCAGAATCGGCGAACCTAAACTCTTGTCTGAGCCAGTTCCAGGCGCAGGCGCAGGCGAAATTCCCGATCCCTTTGAGTCCCCATTTCCATTCCCATCGTCCGTCACGAAACTGCCCGGAGCAGTGAAAGCTGCCGTAAATGACATTGTCGCTAATAGAACTGCCACCACTAGTTCTGTGTTGCGCCTGTCCTCATATGTTTTGTCCACCATCTCAACAGCAACCTCATGTTTCTCTGCACTCACCTTTGGAGCGCTGTACAAGAATGGCTTGCGATTGGAAGGATAACTGGCCAGAACTGAAATTATCTTGTCAGATTCGTGATAGTGCGTGTTCTCTCTCACGATATCAAAGGCCGTTAAGCCTGCCTTGTTGACAGCAAACTTGTTTATCCCCGCTATACAAAGCAACGACTTCACCATCTgaaaaatgcaaactcaaataagtTCATAAAAATTAAATGATCTATTGGAACTAACTATGCATAAAGATTTCTTCTACGGAAGTTCTTGCCGTGATGATTTTAATTTCTGTCTTCAGTAGAAATACTTTCAGTAATTTGACTCTATATATAGACGAGATTAGATTAAGAATCTACACAAACCCAAAACTTATATAGCTGTACACAGTAATTGGTTGAAAGAACAAACTTCAGCAGTGACAAACAGAGGTTTGTATAAAAAGAGACTTACATTCAAGTCTTTTTTCTTTGCTGCAATATGCAGTGGTGTGTCTCCTTCACTTATCCTCGAAAAAGGAGATTTCATTTCACCCGCATCTGTGTTTCCTCCACTTTTCACGGGCTCATCTTTTGGATCTTTCTTTTCAGCCGGATCTGTCTTTCCTCCACTTCGCAGAGGCTCTTCATGTGGAGGTTTGTCAAGTCCCTTGTTGACCAAGTATGATAAGCCTACCTCTTCGTTCAGGTAATCAACAATTCGCACTTGCCTAACTAGGGCAGCTAAGTGCAGAACGTTCATTCCACAACTATTCCGTATTTCGACAGCGTCTGGCCTCTCATTTATCAACTCTTGTACTGCTTCCAGATGACCCAATTTCGCTGCCACACAGATGGGAGTTTCTTGGCTGTCATTAACCCAATAACACAGTTCGGCCTCAAATTTTATTAACTTCTTTATTATATGCACGTAGTTTCTTTCAACAGCTATATGCAGAGCTGTGTTGCCAAGTTCGTCCTTACGTTGGATTAACTGCTTCGCATCTGATAAATTTagtatatgatcaactagatctgtAAAAGAAGCATCCAAAATCATTGCCTTAAGTTAGATAAGATGTTCTTCAAGAAGGGCCAAGGGTAAGAGAATGCCTA of the Cryptomeria japonica unplaced genomic scaffold, Sugi_1.0 HiC_scaffold_1493, whole genome shotgun sequence genome contains:
- the LOC131056383 gene encoding ankyrin repeat-containing protein At5g02620; this encodes MATEGQQLGGRIDPDAFKAAVTRLRIDQQLSSQLKAALNNITPGGENTLLHLAASVGNLHFIQQLLQLNRQLLKETDPEVKPLLVNATNAEKDTALHLAAQGGFSNVVKILLQQPESGVDLRNKLDETALFKAYESGNLETVKAIFDASPSSLLESTVHKRNCLSVAVNRGDSDLVDHILNLSDAKQLIQRKDELGNTALHIAVERNYVHIIKKLIKFEAELCYWVNDSQETPICVAAKLGHLEAVQELINERPDAVEIRNSCGMNVLHLAALVRQVRIVDYLNEEVGLSYLVNKGLDKPPHEEPLRSGGKTDPAEKKDPKDEPVKSGGNTDAGEMKSPFSRISEGDTPLHIAAKKKDLNMVKSLLCIAGINKFAVNKAGLTAFDIVRENTHYHESDKIISVLASYPSNRKPFLYSAPKVSAEKHEVAVEMVDKTYEDRRNTELVVAVLLATMSFTAAFTAPGSFVTDDGNGNGDSKGSGISPAPAPGTGSDKSLGSPILLPLASFKVFLIFDCVAFFLSLLVVLMWQMSTPITTGNKVLFLCITNLLVCATFAFTAYGFMLAVYAMLSNMNPELAWFILGACLIICFCGNFTFFYMAAKFTVKKARFNHLNGLLPFLSDRLGEYVWIKLERWGLLDLVRRSKTKWLAILYYHSNENDK